In Saimiri boliviensis isolate mSaiBol1 chromosome 12, mSaiBol1.pri, whole genome shotgun sequence, one genomic interval encodes:
- the HMOX2 gene encoding heme oxygenase 2 isoform X2, giving the protein MSAEVETSEGVDESEKNPGALEKENHMRMVDLSELLKEGTREAHDRAENTQFVKDFLKGNIKKELFKLATTALYFTYSALEEEMERNKDHPAFAPLYFPMELHRKEALTKDMGYFFGENWEEQVQCSEAAQKYVERIHYIGQNEPELLVAHAYTRYMGDLSGGQVLKKVAQRALKLPSTGEGTQFYLFENVDNAQQFKQLYRARMNALDLNMKTKEKIVEEANKAFEYNMEIFNELDQARSMLATETLKDGFPVHDGKGDMRKCPFYAAEQDKEILMPA; this is encoded by the exons ATGTCAGCGGAAGTGGAGACCTCAGAAGGGGTAGATGAGTCAGAGAAGAACCCTGGGGCCTTAGAAAAGGAGAACCACATGAG AATGGTCGACCTCTCCGAGCTCCTGAAGGAAGGGACCAGGGAAGCACATGACCGGGCAGAAAACACCCAGTTTGTCAAGGACTTCTTGAAGGGCAACATTAAGAAGGAGCTGTTTAAG CTGGCCACCACTGCACTTTACTTCACATACTCAGCCCTCGAGGAGGAAATGGAACGCAACAAGGACCACCCAGCCTTTGCCCCCTTGTACTTCCCCATGGAGCTGCACCGGAAGGAGGCGCTGACCAAGGACATGGGGTATTTCTTTGGTGAAAACTGGGAGGAGCAGGTGCAGTGCTCCGAGGCTGCCCAAAAGTACGTGGAGCGGATCCACTACATAGGGCAGAACGAGCCAGAGCTACTGGTGGCCCATGCGTACACCCGCTACATGGGGGACCTCTCGGGGGGCCAGGTGCTGAAGAAGGTGGCCCAGCGTGCACTGAAACTCCCCAGCACAGGGGAAGGGACCCAGTTCTACCTGTTTGAGAATGTGGACAATGCACAGCAGTTCAAGCAGCTCTACCGGGCCAGGATGAATGCCCTGGACCTGAACATGAAGACCAAAGAGAAGATCGTGGAGGAGGCCAACAAGGCCTTTGAGTACAACATGGAG ATATTCAACGAACTGGACCAGGCCCGCTCCATGCTGGCCACAGAGACCTTGAAGGATGGGTTCCCTGTACACGATGGGAAAGGAGACATGCGTAAATGCCCCTTCTACGCTGCTGAACAAGACAAAG AGATACTCATGCCTGCCTGA
- the CDIP1 gene encoding cell death-inducing p53-target protein 1 isoform X1, translating into MVICLVQHPSATPRAKGGRSLAGSLVHVWDFPSCPGEAVKMSNEPPPPYPGGPTAPLLEEKSGAPPTPGRSSPAVMQPPPGMPLPPADIGPPPYEPPGHPMPQPGFIPPHMSADGAYMPPGFYPPPGTHPPMGYYPPGPYTPGPYPGPGGHTATVLVPSGAATTVTVLQGEIFEGAPVQTVCPHCQQAITTKISYEIGLMNFVLGFFCCFMGCDLGCCLIPCLINDFKDVTHTCPSCKAYIYTYKRLC; encoded by the exons ATGGTCATATGCCTTGTCCAGCATCCCTCGGCCACCCCTAGGGCTAAAGGGGGAAGGAGCCTGGCTGGGAGCTTAGTTCATGTCTGGGATTTCCCTTCATGTCCAGGAGAAGCAGTGAAGATGTCCAACGAGCCGCCCCCTCCTTATCCTGGGGGCCCCACAGCCCCACTTCTGGAGGAGAAAAGTGGAGCCCCGCCCACCCCAG GCCGTTCCTCCCCAGCTGTGATGCAGCCCCCTCCAGGCATGCCACTGCCGCCTGCGGACATTGGCCCCCCACCCTATGAGCCGCCAGGTCACCCAATGCCCCAGCCTGGCTTCATCCCCCCACACATGAGTGCAGATGGCGCCTACATGCCTCCAG GTTTCTACCCTCCTCCAGGCACCCATCCACCCATGGGCTACTACCCCCCAGGGCCCTACACACCAGGGCCCTACCCTGGCCCTGGGGGCCACACAGCCACAGTCCTGGTCCCTTCAGGAGCTGCCACCACGGTGACAGTGCTACAGGGAGAGATCTTCGAGGGCGCGCCCGTGCAGACGGTGTGTCCCCACTGCCAGCAGGCCATCACCACCAAGATCTCCTATGAGATCGGCTTGATGAACTTCGTGCTGGGTTTCTTCTGTTGCTTCATGGG ATGTGATCTGGGCTGTTGCCTGATCCCCTGCCTCATCAATGACTTCAAGGATGTGACGCACACGTGCCCCAGCTGCAAAGCCTACATCTACACGTACAAGCGCCTGTGCTAA
- the CDIP1 gene encoding cell death-inducing p53-target protein 1 isoform X2: MSNEPPPPYPGGPTAPLLEEKSGAPPTPGRSSPAVMQPPPGMPLPPADIGPPPYEPPGHPMPQPGFIPPHMSADGAYMPPGFYPPPGTHPPMGYYPPGPYTPGPYPGPGGHTATVLVPSGAATTVTVLQGEIFEGAPVQTVCPHCQQAITTKISYEIGLMNFVLGFFCCFMGCDLGCCLIPCLINDFKDVTHTCPSCKAYIYTYKRLC; encoded by the exons ATGTCCAACGAGCCGCCCCCTCCTTATCCTGGGGGCCCCACAGCCCCACTTCTGGAGGAGAAAAGTGGAGCCCCGCCCACCCCAG GCCGTTCCTCCCCAGCTGTGATGCAGCCCCCTCCAGGCATGCCACTGCCGCCTGCGGACATTGGCCCCCCACCCTATGAGCCGCCAGGTCACCCAATGCCCCAGCCTGGCTTCATCCCCCCACACATGAGTGCAGATGGCGCCTACATGCCTCCAG GTTTCTACCCTCCTCCAGGCACCCATCCACCCATGGGCTACTACCCCCCAGGGCCCTACACACCAGGGCCCTACCCTGGCCCTGGGGGCCACACAGCCACAGTCCTGGTCCCTTCAGGAGCTGCCACCACGGTGACAGTGCTACAGGGAGAGATCTTCGAGGGCGCGCCCGTGCAGACGGTGTGTCCCCACTGCCAGCAGGCCATCACCACCAAGATCTCCTATGAGATCGGCTTGATGAACTTCGTGCTGGGTTTCTTCTGTTGCTTCATGGG ATGTGATCTGGGCTGTTGCCTGATCCCCTGCCTCATCAATGACTTCAAGGATGTGACGCACACGTGCCCCAGCTGCAAAGCCTACATCTACACGTACAAGCGCCTGTGCTAA
- the CDIP1 gene encoding cell death-inducing p53-target protein 1 isoform X3: MQPPPGMPLPPADIGPPPYEPPGHPMPQPGFIPPHMSADGAYMPPGFYPPPGTHPPMGYYPPGPYTPGPYPGPGGHTATVLVPSGAATTVTVLQGEIFEGAPVQTVCPHCQQAITTKISYEIGLMNFVLGFFCCFMGCDLGCCLIPCLINDFKDVTHTCPSCKAYIYTYKRLC, from the exons ATGCAGCCCCCTCCAGGCATGCCACTGCCGCCTGCGGACATTGGCCCCCCACCCTATGAGCCGCCAGGTCACCCAATGCCCCAGCCTGGCTTCATCCCCCCACACATGAGTGCAGATGGCGCCTACATGCCTCCAG GTTTCTACCCTCCTCCAGGCACCCATCCACCCATGGGCTACTACCCCCCAGGGCCCTACACACCAGGGCCCTACCCTGGCCCTGGGGGCCACACAGCCACAGTCCTGGTCCCTTCAGGAGCTGCCACCACGGTGACAGTGCTACAGGGAGAGATCTTCGAGGGCGCGCCCGTGCAGACGGTGTGTCCCCACTGCCAGCAGGCCATCACCACCAAGATCTCCTATGAGATCGGCTTGATGAACTTCGTGCTGGGTTTCTTCTGTTGCTTCATGGG ATGTGATCTGGGCTGTTGCCTGATCCCCTGCCTCATCAATGACTTCAAGGATGTGACGCACACGTGCCCCAGCTGCAAAGCCTACATCTACACGTACAAGCGCCTGTGCTAA
- the HMOX2 gene encoding heme oxygenase 2 isoform X1 has translation MSAEVETSEGVDESEKNPGALEKENHMRMVDLSELLKEGTREAHDRAENTQFVKDFLKGNIKKELFKLATTALYFTYSALEEEMERNKDHPAFAPLYFPMELHRKEALTKDMGYFFGENWEEQVQCSEAAQKYVERIHYIGQNEPELLVAHAYTRYMGDLSGGQVLKKVAQRALKLPSTGEGTQFYLFENVDNAQQFKQLYRARMNALDLNMKTKEKIVEEANKAFEYNMEIFNELDQARSMLATETLKDGFPVHDGKGDMRKCPFYAAEQDKGALEATSCPFRTAMAVLRKPSLQFILATGVALAAGFLAWYYM, from the exons ATGTCAGCGGAAGTGGAGACCTCAGAAGGGGTAGATGAGTCAGAGAAGAACCCTGGGGCCTTAGAAAAGGAGAACCACATGAG AATGGTCGACCTCTCCGAGCTCCTGAAGGAAGGGACCAGGGAAGCACATGACCGGGCAGAAAACACCCAGTTTGTCAAGGACTTCTTGAAGGGCAACATTAAGAAGGAGCTGTTTAAG CTGGCCACCACTGCACTTTACTTCACATACTCAGCCCTCGAGGAGGAAATGGAACGCAACAAGGACCACCCAGCCTTTGCCCCCTTGTACTTCCCCATGGAGCTGCACCGGAAGGAGGCGCTGACCAAGGACATGGGGTATTTCTTTGGTGAAAACTGGGAGGAGCAGGTGCAGTGCTCCGAGGCTGCCCAAAAGTACGTGGAGCGGATCCACTACATAGGGCAGAACGAGCCAGAGCTACTGGTGGCCCATGCGTACACCCGCTACATGGGGGACCTCTCGGGGGGCCAGGTGCTGAAGAAGGTGGCCCAGCGTGCACTGAAACTCCCCAGCACAGGGGAAGGGACCCAGTTCTACCTGTTTGAGAATGTGGACAATGCACAGCAGTTCAAGCAGCTCTACCGGGCCAGGATGAATGCCCTGGACCTGAACATGAAGACCAAAGAGAAGATCGTGGAGGAGGCCAACAAGGCCTTTGAGTACAACATGGAG ATATTCAACGAACTGGACCAGGCCCGCTCCATGCTGGCCACAGAGACCTTGAAGGATGGGTTCCCTGTACACGATGGGAAAGGAGACATGCGTAAATGCCCCTTCTACGCTGCTGAACAAGACAAAG GTGCCCTTGAGGCCACCAGCTGTCCCTTCCGAACAGCCATGGCTGTCCTGAGGAAGCCCAGCCTCCAGTTCATCCTGGCCACTGGTGTGGCCCTGGCTGCTGGATTCTTGGCCTGGTATTACATGTGA